Genomic DNA from Fibrobacter sp.:
GACTTCACAATTTCCTTCACCGTGTCGCGGGTAATTTTCACCTTCTTGTCGCTGGCGAAGATCGACGAACCGTCGCCAATAAGCTTCATGTTCTCCGCGGCCATGAACAGCGGCCACAGGCAGAACAGTCGGGTGCGCATCTTGACGTTGGGAATCAACTTGGTGTAGGCGATGGCGTCTTCTAGATGTTTCCACGTCTTCTGAACCAGTTCATTCATCACGGCGGCGCGACGCTTTTCGAAATCAGCGCGTTCGCCCGCGGCGTCAGCTGCAGCCAGGCGTCCGCCATCAAACATATCGTAGCTATGTTCGAATCCGTACCTGCGGCAGATTTCCTCGGGGACGAAGCAGACCCTACGTTCGGAGTCTTCGCGGCAGTCCTTCACGATGTTGGCCACCTGAAGTGCCAGACCGAAGCTTACGTCCAGCTTCTGCATCTGGGCCTTGCGGGCATCCCCAATAAGGCAGGTGTCTGCAGCAAACAAGTGCGTCAGGAGCTTCCCGACGATACCCGCCACATAGTAGCAGTATTCATCCAGCTCCGCCACGCTTTCAAGCGTAAACCATCCGGAACTGAGGGCGGCCTCCTGGCGCTTGGCAAACTTCGCCATGCCGCCGCACATCTCGATCGTCACATCACGAACAGGAGCCGCATACACCTCCGGCAGTTCCTTCAACAGCGGGACCACCGCATGAGTATGCAAGCACAAGTCAAAGTAGGGCTCAGTCCCGCGGGCCCGCCATCCAGCAGGCAGCGCTTCCTCGAAAGCGCTAACGTCCTCCTCGCGCAGTTCCGCCGTCCTAAAAATCTTCGCAAACTTGTCCAGCAGAACTTCCTTCTCCGACGCAGTCATGTCCGGATCGTCTTCCACCGTATCCGCAATGCGCAGATACAGGTAGGCAAGCAGAATGCTCTTGTGCAACTTGCCCTTGAGAACATTGATGTTCAGGGCGAACGTGCGGGAAACCTGCAGCAAAATCTCTTCGGCGTAATTCCATGCCTTCTTTCCAGTCAGCACAGACTCGCCCATCCCAACCTGATCCAAAATATTAGCCATACATGGTCTCCGCATAAACGTCGCGAGGGATCTTCTTGGTCCTGGCCATGGCATTCACATACTTCCACAAACGGCCGTGGGCCTCGGCATTTTTCAGCTTCTTGGTAAAGCTCCAGATAGTCTGGTTATGCACATCCATCTCATTTCTGAAATTACCCTTGATTTCGGTCTTGTAACGGACCTTACGGTACTCCAAGAAATAAGCGGACTGGAACAAATCTCCGATTTTCTTGTTGGCCACCTTGCACATGACCACGCCCACAATCAAAAACACGGGGCAAACCGCCAAACCCAGGTACCATTCCTCCGTGGTCCAGCGATAAACCACCCAAATGGCGGGAACTGCAGAGAAAATTGCCATGACCAGGGTAAAAAACACGTCAAAAAAGACGATTTGGCCCCCAAACTTGGGAACGAAAGCCCATTTTTTACCCTTTCTCATCTGTTTCTTGAGATAAGTGGGGTAAGAAACCCTATAAAACCAGAAAAAAAGGCCCACCCAAAAAAGCACGGGCGTCCAAAACCAATAGTCCATAGTAGGCAGAATATCCATAACATACCAAATTTAGGAAAATCCAGGCGCACCATCTTATCAACAATCCCCAAAGCGGGGCAAATTGCCCTTTTTAGACCAAAAACACCAATTTTCAACAAACTCGCTTTTGCAACCCGTTGAATATCAAATAGTTACGAACAATGTAAACTTTTATTTTACACAATCTTTTGCACCTTTTGGGCAAAACTTATCAACAGTCTCTCGTAAATTTGTTACATTTGATAACCTAATTGTTGATAGATTTTAGACGGCAAAGGAATCAAGATGCAAGTTGAATGGGAAAGATGTTTGAACTACCTCCGCGGAATGCTCTCCGACACGGTTTACAAGACCTATTTCGCTCAGACCAAGTTGACAAACCTTACAACAGGTCACGCCATCGTTACCATTCCCGCCGGCCTAGACACCGCTGTCTACTCCGCCTATAAGGAACTGATTCGCCTCGGCTGGAAAGAAGCCACCCACGACGAATCCCCCATCGAGTTCGAGTTCCAGCAGCAGGAATCTATCCCGCAGCCCATGGTGAATTCCCAGAACACCTTCAAGGACTTTATCAAGCCCAGCGTTCCCCTGTCCGGCAGTTTCCGCTTCGAGAACTTCGTGCCCGGCGACAAGGCCCAGCTGGCATTCAACGCAGCCCTCGCTGTAGCCCGCAATCCCGACGGCACCCAGTACAACCCGCTGTTCATCTACGGTTCCAGCGGCTTGGGCAAGACCCACCTGCTGCAGGCCATCGGTAACTACATCCTGGAAGAAGACCCCGCCAAGCGCGTGTGCTACCTGACTTCCGAAGACTTTTCCCAGCAGTACATGAAGTGCCTGCGTGAACAGCGCATCACCGAAATGTCCGACTTCTACCGTAACGAAGTAGACATCCTGCTGATCGACGATATCCAGAACTGGACCGGCAAGTACGAAACCCAGAACGAATTCTTCCTGATTTTCAACGCACTGCACCAGGCCGGCAAGCAGATCGTGCTTACCTCCGACGCACCCGCCGCCGAAGTCAAGAACCTTTCCGACCGCTTGGTGAGCCGTTTCGCATGGGGCCTTACGGTAGACATCCAGCCGCCCGACGTAGAAACCCGCGAAGCTATTCTCCACAAGAAGGCCGAAGAACGTCACCTTGAAATCAGTGACGAAGTTCTGCATTATCTTGCCGAAAGCATCGCAAGTAACGTCCGTTGCCTGGAAAGCGCCATCATCAAGCTCACGCTTCAGTCCAGCTTGCTGAACCACGATATCGACATGAGCATTGCACAGAAGGTTGTGGCCGAAATCGCCCCGACGCTCCGCCGCCGCGTAAGCCTCGACGCAGTGCTCCATACCGTCTCCAAGCACTACGAAGTGCCCGAAGCAAAGCTTATCGAATCCGGACGCGGTACCAAGGAAATTTCCAAGGCACGCCAGGTCGCCATGTTCCTGATGCGCGAATGCTCCCCCATCAGCCTCCAGAGCATCGGCTCCCGCTTCGGCGGTAAGGACCACTCTACCGTAGTTCACGCCATCAAGAGCGTGAAGAAGGAAATGGAAACCGACCCCAGCTTCGCCCGCTTAATCGAAAGCCTTAAGAACAGCATTCATGATTAAATCTTTTTGACGAGCCCGTTTGATGCGGCCGTTATGCCAATTTTAGGACTAAAAGGATGATGTACGCCTTTTAGTCCTACTTTTTTATACAAAGTAACGCGTTTTTGGGGTGTTTTCTGGGGAAAATTAGGACTAATCTTCGGGGTGGTGGTTTTTAGTCCTAGATTTTTCAGACAAAGTAACAAAAATTGCTGTAAATTTCTTAAAAATCTAGGACTAATCTGCGTGGGCACAACTTTTAGTCCTACACACAGCGAATACAACAGCCCAAAATTACCCGGTGGGTACAAAAAATAGGACTAAACCCGTCGTTGCGAGGTTTTAGTCCTAACTTGAGCCAATTTCGCGTTTATTCTGAGCGACCAACCAGCCTATTAAGCGGCTAACCGACCGAGCCTACTTTTTCTTTTTGCTTTTCTTGTCGGCTTTGGCCTTACCTTTAGCCTTGGCTGATTTTTCCGAGCCAGCCTTAGGGGCGGCGGTATTGTCTGCGGAGGCGGCATTATCTGCAGTGGCGCTATTGCCTGCAGCGGCGGCATTGCCAACAGCTGCACCATCTCCGGCAGCCTTGGCAGAATCTGCTGCAACAGCAGCCTTCTCGGCGGCAACAGCCTCTTCCTCGGCCTTGGCGGCGGTCTCCTCGGCGCGCTTCAGATCTTGCTGGGCAACAGCAAGAATTTCCTGAGCCTTCTTGACTTCGGCCTTAGCCTTCTCGGACTTTTCGCGGGCAACACGCGCAATCTCGTGGGGGTCGCGGGCAATGGAATCCAGCACCGGGTCGGGGCAGTTCATATCAAGGCCGCCCTTGCTGCCGTTATAGCATTCCATCTTACCCTGGAATACGCCCATCTTGTAGGCGCCCCACTGGCGCTTCTTGACTCGTTCCGTATAGCAGAGAGTTGCGCCGGGCATCCAGTCGTAGCAGGTATCCTGAACAGACCAGAAGGTCACCACGCCGTTAGGCAGGCCCTCGTGGAACACGCCACCGAACTCGCCGAAGTCCACAAAGCCTTCAAGCTTGCCGGCAGCAAAAGTCAGGTTCACATTCTTCTTCTTGAACGGGTTGTGAATCACGGTACGGCCGTGGAGACCGCCGCGCTTTACAGAGAACTCGGCCATCAAGAAGCCCTTGTCGCTGAACATCTTGACGTTACCATCCACATAACCCTGCTTGTAAGGCACTTCGAGATGCTTAAAGTAGTACGTGGAATTATTAACTCCATCATAAACACTGGACTTGTAGAAAGTCGAAACACCTTCGCGCATACCGTTCTTATAGTTAGATGTCCACAGCACCTGGCCCCACTTCTTGTCTTGGCGGGTCGGGTACGTGGGGTCGTTCATGTAGCCGATTTCCTCGCCGCTCAGCAAGCCCTGTGCGTCCACATGTCGCACGTTCTCCTTGTAGCCGTTAAAAGCAAAGCCCGTCAGCTCGCCACCGTCGAGGCAGCGCACGTCGCTATAGTCCGTAAAGCGGCCCATGGCCTCGGGAATCAGCTTCTTCGGCAGGCCCGAAACGCTGAACACGCCAGAACTATTACGTTCCCCCGCCGGATCCGCATCCGGGCGGCCGTGCACGTTCAAGAAGCAAGTGATATCGCGGGCGCGATCCGCACGCTTGTTAAAGTATTCGCCAAAGGGAGTCATCTCCCAGCCTTCGTCAAAGCCAAGAGGTACAACGCCGGCCATAGGGTGGCCGTCTACAAAGTCAGACAAGGCAAAGCTGGTCTGCCGCACATTGTCCATGCACTGCTGCAGGGCGTTTCCGTTATCGCAGGAACCGTCGGCGCAAGAAATCAGGCGGGGCTTGGGCAGTTCGTACACGCGGGTAATCTGCTTGGGCTCGTCGTTACCGCGCCAGCCAAAGCCGCCCTTCTCGCGAACCTTGAAACATCCACAAACAGCATCGCTGTCGATCTTGGCCCCAATGCGGGCACGTTCCGCAGGCACAATGCTTGCAGCCTTCTCAAGCCAGCAGTCAAAGTACTCGAAATGGTTCACATCCTGGGCCATGGCCTGGCCGCCCAACACGGCGCCAAAAACCAGCACAGCAAGACTCTTTGCAAACTTCATAAAACCTATCCCTCGTAACCCTTGGGGTTGTTCTTCTGCCAGTTCCAGGAATCGCGGCACATCTCCTCGATACCGTACTTGGCTTCCCAGCCCAGCTCGGCCTTGGCCTTGGCAGGGTCGCAATAGCAGGTAGCAATGTCACCCGGGCGGCGGGGCTTAATGCTGTAGGGCACCTTTACGCCGTTCACCTTCTCGAAGGCATGCACAACGTCGAGCACGCTATAACCGTGGCCCGTACCCAGGTTGTACACGGCAAGGCCGCACTTACGCTCGATAGCCTGCAGCGCGCACACGTGGCCGGCAGCCAAGTCGCACACATGAATATAGTCGCGAACGCCCGTTCCATCGGGAGTATCGTAGTCGTTGCCGAACACGCCCAGCTCCTTGCGCATGCCCACCGCAGTCTGGGTAATGTAGGGCATCAGGTTGTTGGGAATGCCGTTGGGATTTTCGCCAATGCGGCCGCTCTGGTGAGCACCGATGGGGTTAAAGTAGCGCAGCAGCACCACGTTCCATTCCGGGTCGGCCTTCTGCACATCGCTCAACACCTCTTCAAGCATAGACTTGGTCTTGCCGTAAGGATTGGTGCACTCGCCCTTGGGGCAAGCCTCGGTAATGGGAATCACAGCCGGATTGCCGTACACCGTTGCAGAAGAAGAGAAAATAATGTTCTTGCAGCCGTTCTTGCGCATGGTATCCACCAGCACGAAGGTGGCGTTCATGTTGTTCTCGTAGTATTCCAGGGGCTTTGCAACAGACTCGCCCACAGCCTTGAGACCAGCAAAGTGAATGCAGGCGTCGATCTTGTATTGCTTAAACACCTTGTCCATGGCCTCGGCGTCGCGCACGTCGGCCTTTACAAAAGGAACCGGCTTGCCGATAATCTCGGAAACACGGCGGAGAGATTCCTGGCTGGAGTTCACCAAGTTGTCCACCACCACAACGGAATGGCCGGCCTTGTCCAGCTCAATGATCGTATGGCTACCAATGTAGCCCGCACCACCGCACAAAAGAATCTGCATAATAAAAATCCTTATATTAATCGCTTCTAAATCTAAATAAAAAAAAAGAAGCCCATCTTTATGAGCTTCTCTCTTATAGGCAGAAAAACCTATTATCCAATAACTTTTTTGTTGAAAGCCTCTGGAGTCGTAAATGTCGGCACAATTTTACGTAAAGCGGCAATGGCAACCTCATCCTTATTTTCATTAGCCGCATTTTTCAATTCCCAAAGCTGATTTATAAAATCAGAGTGAATTTCAATCTGCTTTCCAATGAAAATTAGCTTATTTTTTGTTTTCTCCAAGCCTTCCTCGTTCATCAGAAGTTCTTCCTTGATTTTTTCACCAGGACGAAGACCCGTAAACTTGATTTCTACATCCTTGTAAGGAACCTTACCGTACATACGAATCAAGTTTTCTGCCAGGGTGACAATCTTTACAGGCTGTCCCATATCAAGAACAAAAATTTCACCGCCCTTGGCAAGACTTGCGGCCTCCAGAACCAAGCTCACAGCCTCAGGAATAGTCATAAAATAACGGATGATATCCGGATGAGTCACAGTAACAGGCTTTCCCTGCTCAATCTGACGTTTGAACAAAGGAATCACAGAGCCATTACTGCCAAGAACATTTCCAAAGCGTGTCGTCACAAATTCAGTAGAGCTCCCCTCCTGCTGGGCAAGATACTGAACAATCATTTCACAGCAACGCTTACTTGCCCCCATCACGTTAGTGGGGTTCACCGCTTTATCGGTACTAATCATTACAAACTTGCCCACATTATGCTGCAAGGCAAGAGTTGCCATGTTAAACGTGCCAATTACGTTGTTCTTAATAGCCTCCATAGGGTTGTTTTCCATCAAGGGTACGTGCTTATGAGCAGCAGCATGGAAAACAACATCCGGAGTATGCTTCTTGAAAATTTCATTCATTCGGAAGTAGTCACGAACACTGGCAATCACTGTAACCAAATCCAGCCTAGAGCCATACTCCATCACCAATTCCTGCTGAATTTCATAGGCATTATTCTCGTAAATGTCTACAATAATGACCTGCTTCGGATTGTACTTTGCAATCTGGCGCACAAGTTCACTACCAATACTGCCACCACCACCCGATACCATGCAAACCTTGCCCTGGATAAAATTACGGATATCTGCATTATTGAACTTGATAGCCTCTCGTCCAAGCAGATCCTCGACTTTAATATCTCTAATCTGGTTAACGAAATTAGTAGAGCCATCGCCAATACCCGATGCGTCAAGAAGGCTGCCCACAAAGGGCAACACCTTAACCGGCAAGCCGGTCTTGCCACAAATGTCGAGAATGGCACGGCGGTCTGCCGGGGGGCAGCTGGGAATGGCAAACACAATCTGCTCGATACGTTCGTGCTTGGCGATTTCGGGAATGCGGCTGGTACCACCGGCCACCACCACATCGTGCATAAAGGTTCCCAGCTTCTGGCGATCGTCATCCACAATGCAAACCGGGTAAATCTTGCTGGCCAAGGAATCCTCGTTGTGGCCATCCCTAGTACGGCTGTTGCGGATTTCGCGAAGCAAAATATCGCATGCGGAGCCAGCGCCAACAATCAAGGTACGCTTGACCTCGGCTTCCTTGTGACCCGTTTCTACCAAGGTCACAAAAGTGTCCTTGAACAGCACGCGGAAAAGGCAAATGCCCGCAGAGGCTATGATAGCGTGCAGGATAGCAAATTCCCAGAACAGGTCTCCACGAATAATAAAGATAAGGAACGCAGCAACGGCAATACCCGCTACTGTACCGTAAGCACAAATCAGGTAATCCTTTTTGCCAAAGTAACGCCACAGCTTGTTGTAGGCGCCAAAGAACAGCAAGGTACTGAAGCAGCAGAATATGCTAACCAAAAAGACAATCAGCAAGTCGCCACGGCCAATGCGGTCAGCAAACAACGGCAGCGGAAAGTTCGAGATCAAACCGGATACACCCACGATAAAGGCATCGGTCAAGGCCAACACCCTTTTGCGCATCCTAAAACTGCTAAACAATTCCTTCAGTTTGTTCATACCAAACATTCCCTACAACAAACAACTACAGAATTATCGACGGCGCTTGTAGTAGCCGTACTGGCCATAGTAACCGTATTCGCGGTAAGAACCTTCGCGTTCGCAGTGGTTCATTACAAAGGCCTTGGGAGCTTCGCTCAAACGGTCGATCTTGTTCAGGGCTTCCTTCACCTGGTCCATGGAATGGCGGCCATAGTGGAGCACATACAGAGCAAAGTCCACCAAGGGCAGAATCAGTTCTGTATCGGCAACAAGGCTAATGGGCGGAGTATCCACCACAACAACGTCGAACTTGGACTTGGCTTCTTCAAGAAGATTGCCAAAGGTATCGCCATGGAGCAAGTCGGTAGGAGCCTGTTTGGCATGGCCTGCACCGATTACGTAAAGCCCCTGCATTTCGGATTCGGCAATAGCCTCGTCAAGAGTGTACATGCCAGCAAGGGTCTCGGCCAAGCCGTGAGAGTTCTTGCTGTGAACCACGCCACGACGCATGTCGGCATCGATCAAGAGCACCTTCTTGCCGGAATTTGCAAAGAGGGCAGCAAGGTTCTTGGAGATAAAGGACTTACCTACCCCAGCCACAAGGCCCGCCACCATGATAACAGGCTTTTCGGAGTTCAGGGAGAATTCCACTGCGGTGAACAAGCTGCGCAGGGCTTCACTGGCGGCATCTTCGGGTGAATGAACCACCAGAGGGAGTTCTCGCATACGGCGGCGGCGCTTAAGAGCCTTGTTTCCGGATTCAGGAATCTTGGCGTAAACGCTAACGCAGGTTTCGCGTTCCACTTCAAGGGGATTGCGCACACCGTTCTTGAGCATGCGGATCAGGAACACCAGCAGCACACCCACCATCAAGGAGGCAGCAACGGAGCAAATCAAAATGTTAGCCTTCTTGGGCTTGGTCTGTACAGGGTCTTCAACAGCGTAGTCAACCACAC
This window encodes:
- the dnaA gene encoding chromosomal replication initiator protein DnaA, whose amino-acid sequence is MQVEWERCLNYLRGMLSDTVYKTYFAQTKLTNLTTGHAIVTIPAGLDTAVYSAYKELIRLGWKEATHDESPIEFEFQQQESIPQPMVNSQNTFKDFIKPSVPLSGSFRFENFVPGDKAQLAFNAALAVARNPDGTQYNPLFIYGSSGLGKTHLLQAIGNYILEEDPAKRVCYLTSEDFSQQYMKCLREQRITEMSDFYRNEVDILLIDDIQNWTGKYETQNEFFLIFNALHQAGKQIVLTSDAPAAEVKNLSDRLVSRFAWGLTVDIQPPDVETREAILHKKAEERHLEISDEVLHYLAESIASNVRCLESAIIKLTLQSSLLNHDIDMSIAQKVVAEIAPTLRRRVSLDAVLHTVSKHYEVPEAKLIESGRGTKEISKARQVAMFLMRECSPISLQSIGSRFGGKDHSTVVHAIKSVKKEMETDPSFARLIESLKNSIHD
- a CDS encoding squalene/phytoene synthase family protein gives rise to the protein MANILDQVGMGESVLTGKKAWNYAEEILLQVSRTFALNINVLKGKLHKSILLAYLYLRIADTVEDDPDMTASEKEVLLDKFAKIFRTAELREEDVSAFEEALPAGWRARGTEPYFDLCLHTHAVVPLLKELPEVYAAPVRDVTIEMCGGMAKFAKRQEAALSSGWFTLESVAELDEYCYYVAGIVGKLLTHLFAADTCLIGDARKAQMQKLDVSFGLALQVANIVKDCREDSERRVCFVPEEICRRYGFEHSYDMFDGGRLAAADAAGERADFEKRRAAVMNELVQKTWKHLEDAIAYTKLIPNVKMRTRLFCLWPLFMAAENMKLIGDGSSIFASDKKVKITRDTVKEIVKSTMKHFYSDKWIDKKFGEVRS
- a CDS encoding polysaccharide biosynthesis protein yields the protein MNKLKELFSSFRMRKRVLALTDAFIVGVSGLISNFPLPLFADRIGRGDLLIVFLVSIFCCFSTLLFFGAYNKLWRYFGKKDYLICAYGTVAGIAVAAFLIFIIRGDLFWEFAILHAIIASAGICLFRVLFKDTFVTLVETGHKEAEVKRTLIVGAGSACDILLREIRNSRTRDGHNEDSLASKIYPVCIVDDDRQKLGTFMHDVVVAGGTSRIPEIAKHERIEQIVFAIPSCPPADRRAILDICGKTGLPVKVLPFVGSLLDASGIGDGSTNFVNQIRDIKVEDLLGREAIKFNNADIRNFIQGKVCMVSGGGGSIGSELVRQIAKYNPKQVIIVDIYENNAYEIQQELVMEYGSRLDLVTVIASVRDYFRMNEIFKKHTPDVVFHAAAHKHVPLMENNPMEAIKNNVIGTFNMATLALQHNVGKFVMISTDKAVNPTNVMGASKRCCEMIVQYLAQQEGSSTEFVTTRFGNVLGSNGSVIPLFKRQIEQGKPVTVTHPDIIRYFMTIPEAVSLVLEAASLAKGGEIFVLDMGQPVKIVTLAENLIRMYGKVPYKDVEIKFTGLRPGEKIKEELLMNEEGLEKTKNKLIFIGKQIEIHSDFINQLWELKNAANENKDEVAIAALRKIVPTFTTPEAFNKKVIG
- the galE gene encoding UDP-glucose 4-epimerase GalE, producing the protein MQILLCGGAGYIGSHTIIELDKAGHSVVVVDNLVNSSQESLRRVSEIIGKPVPFVKADVRDAEAMDKVFKQYKIDACIHFAGLKAVGESVAKPLEYYENNMNATFVLVDTMRKNGCKNIIFSSSATVYGNPAVIPITEACPKGECTNPYGKTKSMLEEVLSDVQKADPEWNVVLLRYFNPIGAHQSGRIGENPNGIPNNLMPYITQTAVGMRKELGVFGNDYDTPDGTGVRDYIHVCDLAAGHVCALQAIERKCGLAVYNLGTGHGYSVLDVVHAFEKVNGVKVPYSIKPRRPGDIATCYCDPAKAKAELGWEAKYGIEEMCRDSWNWQKNNPKGYEG